A segment of the Catenuloplanes nepalensis genome:
ACCGGCAGCATCGGCCGGGAACGGGGGAAGCTGAGCACACTCGCCCGGCTACCGGGCCGTCCGGAGCGGGGCGCCGCCGCCGGACAGGGAGCGCTCCAGCGCCGGACGGTGCCGCCGTCGCAGCCCCGGAGCTGCATCTTCGCGCCGGTACGGTACACACCCATTCGAATATCGCCACAACATTACTTTCGGCGGTATCCCGCGCTCTCGGCGTACCGCTGAATTGGCATTGAGAATGTGTTGTTCACGCCTTGTGCGGGGTGTCGCATCGTCGTGGAGATTAATTCACGACGCTCTGAACTGCTGAAACCGTCCCCCTTCGGCCACCTCTTGAACTCGGCGAAATACTGTGGCAACATAGCCAGATCTGAATGTCAATCGCGCGGGAGTCAGGCCGCCGCAACGCATGTGAGCGCTAACATCGAATGCGGCCGAGGCCGTGAATCGTCCTGCCCGGGAAATGCGAGAATGACCCCTACATCGGAGCGTCCCATGCCATTCGCACCGCTGCCCCGCCGCCACGTCCTGCGCCTCGCCGGTGCCGGCGCGATCGTCTCGGCCACCGCGAGCCTCACCGGTGCCACGCCCGCCTCCGCCGCCGAGATCCCGCCGGTCCGCCCGGACCTCGGCGTCGGCGCGCACCCGTTCCCGCTCGGCCAGGTCCGGCTGACCGCCGGCCGGTTCCTGGACAACCAGAACCGGACGCTGACCTACCTGCGCGCGGTCGACACCGGCCGGCTGCTCTACGTCTTCCGCGCCAACCACCGGCTCTCCACCGGCGGTGCCGCGGCGAACGGCGGCTGGGACGCGCCCACGTTCCCGTTCCGGTCGCACACGCAGGGCCACTTCCTCACCGCGTGGGCGCAGGCCTGGGCGGTGCTCGGCGACACCACCTGCCGGGACAAGGCGAACCACATAGTGGCCGAGCTGGCGAAGTGCCAGGCGAACAACGCTGCGGCCGGGTTCACCGCCGGTTACCTGTCCGGGTTCCCGGAGTCGGACATCACCGCGGTCGAGAACCGCACGCTCACCAACGGCAACGTGCCCTACTACTGCATCCACAAGACGATGGCCGGCCTGCTCGACGTGTGGCGTCACATCGGCACCGACCAGGCCCGCACCGTGCTGCTCGCGCTGGCCGCCTGGGTCGACACCCGCACCGCGCGGCTGAGCACCGCCCAGATGCAGGCGATGCTCGGCACCGAGTTCGGCGGGATGAACGCGGTGCTGGCCGACCTCTACCAGCAGACCGGGGACCAGCGGTGGCTCACCGTCGCCCAGCGCTTCGACCACCAGGCCGTGTTCACCCCGCTCGCGTCCGGGCAGGACCAGCTCAACGGGCTGCACGCGAACACGCAGGTGCCGAAGTGGATCGGCGCGGCGCGGGAGTTCAAGGCCACCGGCACCACCCGCTACCGCGACATCGCCGCCAACGCCTGGAACATCACGGTCGGCGCGCACACGTACGCGATCGGCGGCAACAGCCAGGCCGAGCACTTCCGGCCGCCGCACGCGATCGCCGGCTACCTGACCGACGACACCTGCGAGCAGTGCAACACGTACAACATGCTGGATCTGACGCGGGAGTTGTGGCTGCTCGAACCGGACCGGGCCGCGTACTTCGACTACTACGAGTCCGCGCTGCTCAACCATCTGATCGGGGCGCAGAACCCGGCCAGCGCGCACGGGCACGTCACCTACTTCACGCCGCTGCGGCCGGGCGGGCGGCGCGGGGTCGGGCCGGCCTGGGGCGGCGGGACGTGGAGCACCGACTACGACAGCTTCTGGTGCTGCCAGGGCACCGGCCTGGAGACGAACACCAAGCTGATGGACTCGATCTACTTCCACAACGGCACCACGCTGACCGTGAACCTGTTCGTGCCGTCCGTGCTCACCTGGGCGCAGCGCGGCATCACGGTCACCCAGACCACCACCTACCCGGTCAGCGACACCAGCACGCTGACGCTGTCCGGCACGATGAGCGGCTCGTGGAGCCTGCGCGTGCGGATCCCGGCGTGGACGGCCGGCGCGACGATCGCCGTCAACGGCACCGCGCAGAACGTCGCCGTCACCCCGGGCAGCTACGCCGTGGTCACGCGCGCGTGGGCGGCCGGGGACACGGTCACGGTACGCCTGCCGATGCGGGTGATCATGAAGGCGGCCAACGACAACGCGGCGGTGCAGGCCGTCACGTACGGGCCGGCCGTGCTGTGCGGCGACTACGGCGACACCACGCTGAACGCGCTGCCGTCGCTGACCGTCGCGTCGATCACCCGCACCGGCGGCCTCGCGTTCACCGCGACCGCGAACGGCCAGCCCGTCAACCTCCGGCCGTTCCACGACGCGCACGGCATCAACTACACCGTCTACTGGAACACCGCGGCCACGACGACGTACAAGCTGGTCAACGCCGTGTCCGGGCTGGTCCTCGGCGTCCAGGACATGTCGACGGCCGACGGCGGGCCGGCGGTCGTCTGGGGCGACACCGGCACCGCCGACCACCGCTGGGAACGCATCGCCGACGGCGCCCACGTCCGGTTCCGCAACGTCAACAGCGGCAAGGTGCTGGGTGTGGAGAACATGTCCACCGCCGACGACGCGCGCGTGCTGCAGTGGTCCGACACCGGCACCGCGGACCACCGCTGGACCCTGATCGACAACGGCGACGGCACGGTACGCATCCGCAACGCCCACAGCGGCAAACTGCTCGGCGTCCTCGGCGGCTCCTCGACCTGGGGCACCCAGGCCGTCCAGCGCCCGGACAACGGCAGCGCCGACAACCGCTGGCGGCTGCTGGCCGGCTGACCCGGGGCCGCGCGCGGGCGTCACACCGCCGGCGCGCCCGGGTGATCCGCTGTGCCGCGCGGGCCCGATCTCATCCGGTACGAGCCAGGCGCTGGAGCGCGGAGACGTAGCGGTCCGTGGCGTACCGCTGGACCAGCCGGTTGATCGGGCCGGCGGCCCGCGTCATGAGCGTCGCGGGGCGGCTGAACGCGCGGATGTGGATTCGCACGTCGCCGGCGTCGGTCAGGATGACGATGAAGGCCTCCTCGCCGCTCTCCGGGTGGCCCGGCAGCGTGCCGTAGGCGAAACCGCGCCGGCCGGGTTCGTCGACGGTGTAGACGACGCGGCACGGGATGAGGAAGCGCGGGGGAAGCTGCAACACGACGACGGCGCCCGGTGCGGCCGGGCCGTCGGCATGGATGACGGACAGGCCGGCGGCCTCGTGCATGCGCCAGGTGAGCAGCGCGGTGGCCGCCCGCGCGAAGTCCTCGGGGCCGCGGCCGATGCTGACGTCGCGGTGCACGTGGTGATAGCCGCCGGGCATCGGCTCGGCCCGGGTGGCGCCGGCCTCCTCGTACGTCAGAGGGGCCGCCGCCAACCCGGGGATCATCGCGCGCCTCATGAAGGCACGGTAGCTCAGCCGAGTGCGCGCCGGAACGCGCAGCGTCGACCACGTCGACCGGCCCGATCGCGGCCGGCTTCAGCTGTAGCGTGCCCTGCCGCGCATCTACGACCGCCTCGGCGCGCGCGACCGGGCGTCCGCGGTCGCGGTCGCGTACCGGCGGGGTCTGCTCAGCTGACGTTGCCGGCGCGCAGCCAGGCGATGTAGTCGGCGGCCGCGCGTGCGGTGTCGTACTCCGGGGTGAAGCCGGTGTCCTCGCGCAGGCGGGTGATGTCGAGCCAGGCCCGCGGCGCGGTGGCGGCGCCGGTGGGCAGGTCGACGTCGGCGTCCGGGACGGTGGCCCGGATCGCGGCGATGATCTCGGCGTTGGAGGTGGCCCGGCCGGAGGCGACGTTGTAGGTGGCGTGGTCGAGCTTGCCGGCCAGTTGCAGCAGCGCGATCGCACGGCCGGTGTCCTTGACGTAGCACAGGTCGAGCGCGTCCTCCGCGCACGGCGCGGCCACCAGCGCGGAGAAGTCCGGCGCGACACCCCGGGCGGCCGCGTGGATCAGCGCGGGCGCGGCGAAGAACGGGTCACTGTGGCCGCGCGGCCCCCAGGTGCCGGAGATGCGGTAGTTGACGACCTCGATGCCGGTGGCGTCCGCGAGATAGCCGCCGAGCAGCTCACCGACCTTCTTGAAGGTCGGGATCAGGTGCGCGGCGCCGACCGAGAGCGGCATGTCCTCGGTCAGCGCGCCCTCGTTCAGGCCGCTCGACAGGTAGACGCCGATGGTGCTGGCCACGCCCACCCGCCGCACGCCCCAGTCCTGCGC
Coding sequences within it:
- a CDS encoding beta-L-arabinofuranosidase domain-containing protein; its protein translation is MPFAPLPRRHVLRLAGAGAIVSATASLTGATPASAAEIPPVRPDLGVGAHPFPLGQVRLTAGRFLDNQNRTLTYLRAVDTGRLLYVFRANHRLSTGGAAANGGWDAPTFPFRSHTQGHFLTAWAQAWAVLGDTTCRDKANHIVAELAKCQANNAAAGFTAGYLSGFPESDITAVENRTLTNGNVPYYCIHKTMAGLLDVWRHIGTDQARTVLLALAAWVDTRTARLSTAQMQAMLGTEFGGMNAVLADLYQQTGDQRWLTVAQRFDHQAVFTPLASGQDQLNGLHANTQVPKWIGAAREFKATGTTRYRDIAANAWNITVGAHTYAIGGNSQAEHFRPPHAIAGYLTDDTCEQCNTYNMLDLTRELWLLEPDRAAYFDYYESALLNHLIGAQNPASAHGHVTYFTPLRPGGRRGVGPAWGGGTWSTDYDSFWCCQGTGLETNTKLMDSIYFHNGTTLTVNLFVPSVLTWAQRGITVTQTTTYPVSDTSTLTLSGTMSGSWSLRVRIPAWTAGATIAVNGTAQNVAVTPGSYAVVTRAWAAGDTVTVRLPMRVIMKAANDNAAVQAVTYGPAVLCGDYGDTTLNALPSLTVASITRTGGLAFTATANGQPVNLRPFHDAHGINYTVYWNTAATTTYKLVNAVSGLVLGVQDMSTADGGPAVVWGDTGTADHRWERIADGAHVRFRNVNSGKVLGVENMSTADDARVLQWSDTGTADHRWTLIDNGDGTVRIRNAHSGKLLGVLGGSSTWGTQAVQRPDNGSADNRWRLLAG
- a CDS encoding DUF1990 family protein — protein: MRRAMIPGLAAAPLTYEEAGATRAEPMPGGYHHVHRDVSIGRGPEDFARAATALLTWRMHEAAGLSVIHADGPAAPGAVVVLQLPPRFLIPCRVVYTVDEPGRRGFAYGTLPGHPESGEEAFIVILTDAGDVRIHIRAFSRPATLMTRAAGPINRLVQRYATDRYVSALQRLARTG
- a CDS encoding NAD-dependent epimerase/dehydratase family protein; translated protein: MSVLVTGGLGFIGSHTVRALRELGEECVLVQRRAATGAVEDGVTVEQGDIRDLASLRAIGERHRIGGIVHLAGSMPWPPSADAPVEDARRALGSLFNIMQVAQDWGVRRVGVASTIGVYLSSGLNEGALTEDMPLSVGAAHLIPTFKKVGELLGGYLADATGIEVVNYRISGTWGPRGHSDPFFAAPALIHAAARGVAPDFSALVAAPCAEDALDLCYVKDTGRAIALLQLAGKLDHATYNVASGRATSNAEIIAAIRATVPDADVDLPTGAATAPRAWLDITRLREDTGFTPEYDTARAAADYIAWLRAGNVS